In a genomic window of Carassius carassius chromosome 43, fCarCar2.1, whole genome shotgun sequence:
- the LOC132124878 gene encoding achaete-scute homolog 1b-like yields MDAAQSACDASVILQDCAQTKSKVLKRQRSRSPELLRCKRRLAFNGLGYSIPQQQPVAVARRNERERNRVKQVNMGFQTLRQHVPNGAANKKMSKVETLRSAVEYIRALQHLLDEHDAISAAFQCGVPSPTLSNAYSADPESPHSSYSSDEGSYEHLSSEDQELLDFTTWFDRY; encoded by the coding sequence ATGGATGCTGCGCAAAGTGCATGCGACGCGTCCGTCATCCTGCAAGACTGCGCGCAAACCAAGTCGAAGGTGCTGAAGAGACAGCGCTCGCGCTCGCCGGAGCTGTTGCGCTGCAAGCGGAGGCTCGCGTTTAACGGGCTGGGATACAGCATCCCGCAGCAGCAGCCCGTCGCGGTGGCGCGACGCAACGAGCGCGAGAGGAACCGCGTCAAACAGGTCAATATGGGATTCCAGACGCTGCGCCAGCACGTACCGAACGGCGCGGCCAATAAGAAGATGAGCAAAGTGGAGACGCTCCGCTCCGCGGTGGAGTACATCCGCGCGTTGCAGCATCTGTTGGACGAGCACGACGCGATTTCTGCCGCGTTCCAGTGCGGCGTTCCGTCACCGACGCTCTCCAACGCGTACTCGGCCGATCCCGAGTCGCCACACTCCTCGTATTCATCCGATGAAGGGAGTTACGAGCACCTGAGCTCCGAAGACCAAGAGCTGCTGGACTTCACAACCTGGTTTGATCGCTACTGA